One Candidatus Hydrogenedentota bacterium genomic region harbors:
- a CDS encoding PKD domain-containing protein, with protein MHASLFCRVFAGAALIAIGWGAGAEIFARAALDTLTPVELNRGDELQFTLRNGETRTLALEATSARILLTNLPETGTAFHEGQTVYEMTCRVRIDGQSMEMRRYVPVQEALYEPYIGNGLRIWFDGVRDIQAFLNDNHGGGMPRTDARFAVQDMTLPVCPQPLRAWYPNADNYIDTAESYNANDVWMGPYQGADLHGGLDVNMPIGTPLWAPIDFDTQFYFNALAMGHNNNRWRGVRKWANGQRWVLQAHHIVRLHVPEHTPLKQGAHYAEAAGVLTGSHAHSHFAFKIGPEDEEALLDPWILFWQIFELNKERSGEIRAAMRPLSPAVTGNPVPFDGSASRAGVTGNGLRYRWTFGDGGTAIDAKPRYVYTAPGVYPVTLTVFDGVAWASQTQHVTVDASGAPIDRPALVLAARDSLAFRPRPVPAMDVYGHAPRHEPHTLHFLARPETSPRPAPRLIEVRNAGAGALAAPVIHISYREGMDWLSVQPHAEGLEIGVSAEDFPNRLGIYHADVSVGCPGALNSPQVFSVRLETPSQRDLPKEKVIVDNRDPGCEATPWYWVAPQFHRHYTEHWPPGYRGDYLVARANAPGEFVRFTPDLAAGRYTVSLASDTPFPPTSATPTGSRFAMRVRHKHGEETVWMAPETSRAIGEFEFSEGMDGYVEILAEGATGAVIADAVCFERVAE; from the coding sequence ATGCACGCGAGCCTGTTCTGCAGAGTCTTTGCCGGGGCCGCGTTGATCGCGATTGGCTGGGGCGCAGGGGCGGAAATCTTCGCGCGCGCCGCGCTGGACACCCTCACTCCGGTCGAGTTGAACCGGGGCGACGAATTGCAGTTCACCCTGCGCAATGGCGAGACCCGCACGCTGGCGCTGGAGGCGACATCCGCGCGCATTCTCCTTACGAACCTGCCCGAGACGGGAACGGCGTTTCACGAAGGGCAAACGGTCTACGAAATGACGTGCCGCGTCCGGATTGACGGGCAATCCATGGAGATGCGCCGCTATGTTCCGGTACAGGAAGCGCTCTACGAGCCGTACATCGGAAACGGGTTACGCATCTGGTTCGATGGGGTGCGGGATATTCAGGCGTTCTTGAACGATAACCACGGCGGCGGCATGCCGCGAACGGATGCGCGCTTTGCGGTGCAGGATATGACCCTGCCGGTGTGCCCGCAGCCCCTGCGCGCGTGGTATCCGAACGCGGACAACTACATTGACACGGCGGAGAGCTACAACGCGAACGACGTCTGGATGGGACCCTACCAGGGGGCGGACCTGCACGGGGGACTCGACGTCAACATGCCGATTGGCACGCCGCTGTGGGCTCCGATCGATTTCGATACCCAGTTCTACTTCAACGCGCTGGCGATGGGGCACAACAACAACCGCTGGCGGGGCGTGCGCAAATGGGCGAACGGGCAGCGCTGGGTATTGCAGGCGCACCACATCGTGCGGTTGCACGTGCCCGAGCACACGCCGCTGAAACAGGGCGCGCACTACGCCGAGGCCGCCGGGGTCCTGACGGGGAGCCACGCGCACTCGCACTTTGCGTTCAAGATCGGTCCGGAAGACGAGGAGGCGCTGCTGGATCCCTGGATTCTGTTCTGGCAGATATTCGAGCTCAACAAGGAGCGCTCGGGCGAAATTCGCGCGGCGATGCGCCCCCTTTCCCCGGCAGTCACAGGAAACCCGGTCCCGTTTGACGGCTCTGCTTCGCGGGCGGGCGTAACCGGCAATGGATTGCGCTACCGTTGGACCTTTGGCGACGGCGGGACGGCTATCGACGCGAAGCCCCGCTATGTTTACACTGCCCCCGGCGTCTACCCGGTGACGCTGACCGTATTCGACGGGGTTGCGTGGGCGTCGCAGACGCAGCACGTGACCGTGGATGCCTCCGGCGCGCCGATCGACCGGCCGGCGCTGGTTCTGGCCGCGCGGGACTCACTGGCCTTTCGCCCGCGCCCCGTTCCCGCGATGGATGTGTATGGCCACGCGCCACGCCATGAGCCCCATACCCTGCACTTTCTGGCGCGCCCGGAGACCTCGCCGCGCCCCGCGCCGCGGTTGATCGAAGTGCGAAACGCAGGCGCCGGTGCGCTGGCGGCGCCGGTTATCCACATCAGCTACCGGGAAGGGATGGACTGGTTGTCCGTCCAGCCGCACGCGGAGGGCCTGGAGATCGGGGTGAGCGCGGAAGACTTCCCCAACCGGCTCGGCATTTACCACGCGGACGTCTCGGTGGGCTGCCCCGGCGCGCTGAACTCCCCGCAGGTGTTCAGCGTTCGCCTGGAGACGCCGTCGCAGCGCGACCTTCCGAAGGAGAAGGTAATCGTGGACAACCGCGATCCGGGCTGCGAGGCCACGCCCTGGTACTGGGTGGCCCCGCAGTTTCACCGCCACTACACAGAGCACTGGCCGCCGGGCTATCGCGGCGACTATCTGGTCGCGCGCGCAAATGCTCCGGGCGAGTTCGTCCGCTTCACGCCCGATCTCGCGGCGGGCCGCTACACTGTTTCGCTCGCCAGCGACACCCCGTTCCCGCCCACGTCCGCCACGCCGACGGGATCGCGTTTTGCAATGCGCGTGCGGCACAAGCACGGAGAAGAGACGGTTTGGATGGCGCCGGAGACGAGCCGCGCTATCGGCGAATTTGAGTTCTCGGAAGGTATGGACGGCTACGTCGAGATCCTGGCGGAAGGGGCGACGGGCGCGGTGATCGCGGATGCGGTTTGCTTCGAGCGCGTGGCGGAGTGA
- a CDS encoding exo-alpha-sialidase: protein MRLLLVSAIIMLAGAAAAQEQLPGVQNGEVQFGEGRFGGWPANGGIWNWGDEIVTVFTLGYFDPESRSGHPIKRDMPSGKMQARSLDGGVTWTLETPSFIVNETEERPLSKLAEPMDFSNPDFALMFLYTRFLYSNDRCKTWHGPFELPTFGRPGLLARTDYIINGPSDVLAFMATEKDDGKEGWPAAIRTRDGGLTWTLEGMVGHQPAENEYSIMPSTLRLKNGALYSWIRHRRIVDGDRIWFIDAWLSPDDGKAWYKLDNTFTNNAGNPPHMLRLADGRLAVTYGHRLPPYGIRGKISGDEGQTWGEEFIIRADGGGWDIGYPRTVQRPDGKCVTVYYFHDGERPERFIAYSIWAPPAE, encoded by the coding sequence ATGCGATTGTTGCTTGTATCGGCCATCATCATGCTTGCCGGGGCCGCCGCGGCCCAGGAGCAGCTGCCCGGCGTGCAAAACGGGGAAGTGCAGTTCGGCGAGGGCCGCTTCGGCGGCTGGCCCGCCAATGGCGGCATCTGGAATTGGGGCGACGAGATTGTCACGGTCTTCACGCTCGGTTACTTCGACCCCGAAAGCCGATCGGGCCACCCCATCAAGCGCGACATGCCCTCGGGCAAGATGCAGGCGCGCAGCCTGGACGGCGGCGTCACCTGGACGCTTGAAACGCCGAGCTTCATCGTCAACGAAACCGAGGAGCGCCCACTGAGCAAGCTGGCCGAGCCCATGGACTTCAGCAATCCCGATTTCGCGCTGATGTTTCTCTATACCCGCTTCCTCTACTCCAACGATCGCTGCAAGACCTGGCACGGCCCCTTCGAACTGCCCACCTTCGGCCGTCCGGGGCTCCTCGCGCGCACGGACTACATCATAAACGGTCCCAGCGACGTGCTGGCGTTCATGGCCACGGAAAAGGACGACGGCAAGGAAGGCTGGCCCGCCGCCATCCGCACGCGCGACGGCGGCCTCACGTGGACCCTGGAAGGTATGGTCGGACATCAGCCCGCCGAGAATGAATACTCCATCATGCCGTCCACCCTGCGCCTGAAAAACGGCGCGCTGTACTCCTGGATACGCCACCGCCGTATCGTGGACGGCGACCGCATCTGGTTCATCGACGCCTGGCTCTCGCCCGACGACGGCAAGGCCTGGTACAAGCTGGACAATACTTTCACCAACAACGCCGGCAACCCGCCCCACATGCTCCGGCTCGCCGACGGGCGCCTGGCCGTGACCTACGGCCACCGCCTGCCCCCCTACGGCATCCGCGGGAAGATCAGCGGTGACGAAGGCCAGACCTGGGGCGAGGAGTTCATCATCCGAGCGGATGGCGGCGGCTGGGACATCGGCTACCCCCGCACCGTCCAGCGCCCCGACGGCAAATGCGTCACAGTCTACTACTTCCACGACGGCGAACGCCCCGAGCGCTTCATCGCCTACAGCATCTGGGCCCCGCCGGCGGAGTGA
- a CDS encoding AAA family ATPase — translation MRTIAFFNNKGGVGKTSLVYHVSNMCAELGACVLVADLDPQSNLTAMFLDELELEEIWPDEGGGASVLACIRPIIEGLGDIGDAPLRKVAPGLHLLPGDLGLSRFEDRLSESWPKCLDGDIAAFRVTTAFYRILHAAARESEADIVLIDIGPNLGAINRSALIAADHVVMPLTPGLFSLQGLRNLGPTLHDWRVGWKKRLEAVPDALSIPMPSGAMRPAGYVIMQHVERRNRPVKAYQRWISQIPGVYRSEVLRDKTSVAISDPDPNCVGYIKNYQSLMPLAEDARKPIFRLTPADGAIGAHAAAVSKCYLDFGRLARDILGKCSEHAPDENPAGAV, via the coding sequence ATGAGGACGATCGCGTTTTTCAACAATAAGGGCGGTGTGGGAAAAACGTCGCTCGTTTATCATGTCTCCAACATGTGTGCCGAACTAGGCGCGTGCGTGCTTGTTGCGGATCTCGATCCTCAGTCCAACCTTACGGCGATGTTTCTGGATGAACTGGAACTGGAAGAAATCTGGCCGGATGAAGGGGGGGGCGCGAGTGTTCTTGCCTGTATCAGGCCAATTATTGAGGGGCTGGGTGATATCGGTGACGCGCCGCTACGAAAAGTCGCTCCCGGGTTACATCTCCTGCCTGGTGATCTTGGTCTCTCCAGATTTGAGGATCGGCTTTCCGAAAGCTGGCCGAAATGCCTGGATGGCGACATCGCCGCATTTCGCGTTACCACGGCGTTTTACCGAATACTCCACGCCGCCGCGCGCGAGTCAGAGGCGGATATTGTGTTAATCGATATCGGCCCCAATCTCGGGGCGATCAATCGCTCCGCGTTGATTGCCGCGGACCACGTAGTAATGCCGCTTACTCCGGGGCTTTTCTCGCTGCAGGGACTGCGGAATCTCGGGCCTACCCTGCATGACTGGCGGGTAGGCTGGAAGAAGCGCCTGGAAGCCGTGCCCGACGCCTTGTCGATACCCATGCCTTCCGGAGCAATGCGGCCCGCCGGCTACGTTATCATGCAGCACGTGGAGCGCCGAAATCGCCCCGTGAAGGCGTATCAGCGGTGGATTTCACAGATACCGGGCGTTTACAGGTCCGAAGTTCTTCGTGACAAAACCTCGGTCGCGATCAGCGATCCCGACCCCAATTGTGTCGGGTATATCAAGAATTACCAGAGCCTGATGCCGCTCGCCGAGGACGCCCGCAAACCGATATTCCGCCTGACGCCCGCGGACGGCGCCATTGGAGCCCATGCGGCCGCGGTATCGAAGTGCTATCTCGATTTTGGGCGGCTGGCCCGCGATATCCTGGGCAAGTGTAGCGAGCATGCGCCCGACGAGAACCCGGCGGGGGCCGTATAG
- a CDS encoding carboxypeptidase regulatory-like domain-containing protein: protein MRRASGVLTISVLVIALIVLIVIVTREKPATPAGIAESGPPISGVPPVPAEQTAEAVADRTPAAPAVPEAHPGAIGGRLFDKDGSPGVGIEISAQLLPPDGSAFANDDLSPPVVAEPDERGAFYFDKLPFGSYVVQAQADAQIARASCRLSREAPVADVLLILQGAEGISGRVVDSAGAGVPGAAVFPLLLDGHERQSSAVLADATVADGQGSFALPWLESGTWTFQARAPGFAPTMSTPIATGTHDALIQLEPGVHVAGRTVDGGERAADVKVTLAAVGIKAPALAVTSDADGAFAFEAVPPGDYMLRGEKAGRVVKDAPIQIAVANTPHDGLILELVDGGVLRGRVSDRDSGEGISGVVVRALQEGGSRLRLVSAPSDAQGRFEVAGLDPGAYELVVDEAPGYSRYGRSQSAVYVTIASGETLEGIFIELSRGVVISGHVVDAQGEPVGGADVHGRVRGWQDRQSTGKDGAFTLSRLNGGETIRVMANTTSAKSKEYTFDIPQAGLSGVKLVLEHAADGLIAGVVVDRRSQPFHGRVSLALADEGSHRTTNRTNTDAEGRFLFASVAAGAYKIGARTESGIGRELLRLTMKPGHQVRGLRLVFDEEASLEISGKVTNESGAPVAALLTLDRLHYPGSSAQATGSTAVDGTFRFRGLDEGFFRITASAPGYAGVKVDDIPSGTQDLSIVLPGGLRISGTVVSSENIPITEFEAAVIHTGVSVYATAFIQSPFKQFSNPEGAFSLEVDEGRYDVIARAPGFAMGRARVGAVGPDAEDVLVVLEKHPPVSGRVIDSEGRPVVGAAIFLGELPGGAEYITDFAAAYSGAEGRFEIGAPELERGLHLNVFHRTAGVGEVFTAAISSEPLEIQLAPRETAWEADSTDTEGDVGN from the coding sequence ATGAGACGAGCAAGCGGAGTTCTGACGATATCCGTGCTGGTCATAGCGCTTATCGTCCTCATCGTTATCGTAACCCGTGAAAAACCCGCCACTCCGGCGGGCATAGCCGAGAGTGGGCCGCCAATATCGGGGGTTCCGCCAGTCCCCGCCGAGCAAACCGCCGAGGCGGTGGCAGATAGGACGCCAGCGGCGCCTGCCGTGCCGGAAGCGCACCCCGGCGCAATCGGTGGTCGCCTTTTTGACAAGGATGGTTCCCCCGGCGTCGGAATTGAGATTTCGGCGCAACTGTTGCCGCCGGACGGTTCCGCTTTCGCGAACGACGACCTGTCCCCGCCCGTGGTCGCCGAGCCCGATGAACGCGGCGCGTTCTATTTCGACAAGCTCCCTTTCGGCTCCTATGTCGTGCAGGCCCAGGCGGATGCTCAAATCGCCCGGGCTTCCTGCCGTCTCAGCCGCGAGGCCCCGGTGGCGGATGTCCTGCTCATCCTGCAAGGCGCGGAGGGAATCTCCGGGCGCGTTGTGGATAGCGCCGGTGCGGGTGTACCCGGCGCGGCGGTCTTTCCCTTGCTCCTGGACGGCCACGAGCGACAGTCGTCCGCGGTGCTGGCGGACGCAACCGTCGCGGACGGCCAGGGCAGCTTTGCCCTGCCCTGGCTCGAGTCCGGAACCTGGACTTTTCAGGCGCGGGCGCCAGGATTCGCCCCGACCATGTCCACGCCGATTGCCACGGGCACGCACGATGCGCTAATCCAGCTGGAGCCGGGCGTGCACGTAGCTGGCCGGACCGTTGACGGGGGCGAACGGGCCGCCGACGTGAAGGTGACCCTCGCCGCCGTGGGCATAAAGGCGCCTGCATTGGCGGTGACGTCGGATGCGGATGGCGCGTTCGCCTTTGAGGCCGTACCTCCCGGCGACTACATGCTCCGTGGAGAGAAGGCGGGGCGCGTAGTGAAGGACGCGCCAATCCAGATTGCTGTGGCGAATACGCCGCATGATGGCCTTATACTCGAACTGGTTGATGGCGGCGTGCTGCGCGGCCGCGTAAGCGACCGGGACAGCGGCGAGGGCATCTCGGGCGTTGTCGTAAGGGCCCTGCAGGAAGGGGGATCGCGCTTGAGACTCGTTTCCGCGCCTTCAGATGCCCAGGGGCGCTTCGAGGTTGCCGGCCTTGATCCCGGCGCCTACGAACTCGTGGTTGACGAGGCTCCCGGTTACTCCCGTTATGGAAGAAGTCAGAGTGCCGTCTATGTGACCATCGCCTCGGGAGAGACGCTGGAAGGGATCTTCATCGAGTTGTCACGGGGCGTTGTGATCTCGGGCCATGTTGTGGACGCCCAGGGCGAGCCCGTCGGGGGAGCGGATGTGCATGGGCGCGTAAGGGGTTGGCAGGACCGGCAGTCCACCGGGAAGGATGGGGCGTTTACGCTCAGCCGACTGAACGGCGGAGAGACCATTCGGGTGATGGCGAACACCACCAGTGCGAAGTCGAAGGAATACACTTTTGACATTCCCCAGGCGGGACTTTCCGGCGTGAAGTTGGTCCTCGAGCACGCCGCCGACGGCCTGATCGCCGGCGTGGTGGTCGACCGGCGCAGCCAACCCTTTCATGGCCGTGTTTCTCTCGCGTTGGCGGATGAAGGGAGCCACCGGACCACGAACCGCACCAACACGGACGCCGAAGGGCGCTTTCTCTTTGCCAGCGTGGCGGCGGGCGCCTACAAAATCGGGGCCCGCACGGAGAGCGGTATCGGGCGCGAACTGCTCCGCCTGACGATGAAGCCCGGCCATCAGGTTCGCGGTTTGCGCCTTGTCTTCGATGAAGAGGCGTCGCTCGAAATCTCCGGCAAGGTAACGAATGAATCTGGCGCGCCCGTTGCCGCCCTTCTCACATTGGACAGGCTGCACTATCCGGGGAGTTCCGCTCAGGCCACGGGAAGCACCGCGGTGGATGGAACGTTCCGTTTTCGAGGGCTGGACGAGGGCTTTTTCAGAATCACCGCATCCGCCCCGGGCTACGCCGGGGTCAAAGTCGACGATATACCATCGGGGACGCAGGACCTTTCCATCGTCCTGCCCGGCGGTTTACGCATCAGCGGGACCGTGGTATCCAGCGAGAATATTCCAATTACGGAATTTGAAGCGGCGGTCATTCACACGGGGGTCTCCGTCTACGCCACGGCATTCATCCAGTCGCCCTTCAAGCAATTCTCCAATCCCGAAGGGGCCTTCAGCCTGGAGGTGGATGAGGGACGTTACGATGTGATTGCGCGGGCTCCCGGATTCGCCATGGGTCGCGCCCGCGTCGGCGCGGTCGGCCCCGACGCCGAGGACGTGCTTGTGGTACTGGAAAAGCATCCGCCTGTTTCGGGCCGCGTGATCGACAGCGAAGGCCGCCCCGTGGTGGGCGCGGCTATCTTCCTGGGCGAGCTCCCCGGTGGAGCGGAGTACATAACGGACTTTGCCGCGGCCTACTCAGGAGCGGAGGGCCGGTTCGAAATCGGCGCGCCGGAGTTGGAGCGGGGATTGCATTTGAATGTATTCCACCGCACGGCGGGCGTCGGGGAAGTCTTTACCGCCGCTATTTCCTCGGAGCCACTCGAAATCCAACTCGCCCCCCGGGAAACAGCGTGGGAAGCCGATTCGACGGATACGGAAGGCGACGTGGGGAATTAA
- a CDS encoding carboxypeptidase regulatory-like domain-containing protein — protein MLLFLRQFFLPPDPPSKAPADPGPAAAIPKTSPGSAERSPAPAPRGSGAPGAGEALSLEAVLDALPAKRAGGASITGVVVDKRGKPLPGMKVVGAGDMFGTDIPPTTTEANGAFHIAGLAPGAFKIMALPAVSGGLGIDSGLREVTLAEGQRVTGVRLVYEGASERAVSGRVTDRRGLPISGARVEANDPTSSIMFSSHTESDGDGYFVLESREGKRFSASVFHPAYSTVHLPRIEAGTKNLNVVMEGRGAIVGRVVEDHTGNPVTRFEAGAGVRFWDATRGAENLFEDSEGRFELPSVEAGLAYVYVRADGFAPLQVRIPPLHSDETRDVGLLRMARGAALDGVVVDWTGVPVSGALVSVGGPQSHSLQPAMVRSSEVNGKACHAITDAEGRFSLESLSPVLSEIVVERAGYAQTVSPLALATDQRTAVRLVLTGFAAVEGVIRANGTPVARQHVNIEYDPAKPQLSGRTDESGYYHIEEIPAGEITVRAAINAGGGRHYVEARAETVPAHTTVVDLEALHGASAFTGTVFRAGEGVANLSVAARSLAGDEQVSGMTAAGGKFQIGGLHGGEYTIVVLDLASGEPEVLATLQAAVDEAETAVLDIDIDVHAPGAEPGW, from the coding sequence ATGCTCCTGTTTCTACGGCAGTTCTTCTTGCCGCCCGATCCGCCCTCGAAGGCGCCCGCGGATCCTGGCCCTGCCGCCGCCATCCCGAAAACGTCTCCGGGTAGCGCGGAGCGGTCGCCTGCCCCAGCGCCGCGGGGCTCTGGCGCGCCCGGCGCCGGCGAAGCGCTTTCGCTCGAAGCCGTCCTGGACGCGCTCCCGGCGAAACGCGCGGGCGGCGCGAGCATCACGGGTGTCGTGGTCGATAAGCGGGGAAAACCCTTGCCTGGTATGAAGGTTGTCGGCGCCGGGGATATGTTCGGTACCGACATCCCGCCCACGACGACCGAAGCGAATGGCGCATTCCACATCGCGGGGCTGGCACCGGGAGCATTCAAAATTATGGCGCTTCCCGCGGTGTCCGGTGGCCTGGGAATCGATTCGGGACTGCGCGAAGTCACCTTGGCGGAGGGGCAGCGGGTGACGGGCGTGCGGCTGGTGTATGAGGGGGCCAGCGAGCGCGCGGTTTCGGGGAGGGTGACGGATCGCCGCGGGCTTCCCATTTCCGGCGCCCGCGTGGAGGCCAACGATCCGACGTCGTCGATCATGTTTTCATCCCACACCGAGTCCGATGGCGACGGCTATTTCGTTCTTGAATCGCGCGAGGGCAAGCGCTTCTCGGCGTCGGTTTTCCACCCCGCGTATTCCACCGTTCATTTGCCACGCATCGAAGCAGGAACCAAAAATCTCAACGTTGTCATGGAAGGCCGGGGCGCTATCGTGGGACGTGTCGTGGAGGATCATACGGGCAACCCCGTCACCCGCTTCGAGGCAGGGGCCGGCGTGCGATTCTGGGACGCCACCCGTGGCGCCGAGAATCTTTTCGAAGATTCGGAGGGGCGCTTTGAACTGCCCTCCGTCGAAGCCGGCCTGGCGTATGTATACGTTCGCGCGGATGGATTCGCCCCGCTCCAAGTTCGGATTCCCCCGCTCCACAGCGACGAAACGAGGGATGTCGGCCTACTGCGGATGGCGCGCGGGGCGGCGCTTGATGGCGTCGTGGTGGACTGGACTGGAGTTCCGGTTTCCGGGGCCCTGGTAAGCGTCGGCGGCCCACAGTCCCACTCCCTGCAACCGGCAATGGTGCGCTCCAGTGAGGTCAATGGCAAGGCGTGCCACGCGATAACCGATGCCGAAGGGCGTTTTTCGTTGGAGTCACTTTCTCCGGTGCTCTCCGAGATTGTGGTGGAGCGCGCCGGCTACGCGCAAACGGTAAGCCCGCTGGCCCTGGCAACCGATCAGCGGACGGCGGTCCGGCTCGTCTTGACGGGATTCGCGGCGGTAGAAGGCGTGATACGGGCCAATGGGACGCCCGTTGCGCGCCAACACGTGAATATTGAATACGATCCGGCGAAGCCGCAGTTGTCCGGAAGAACCGACGAAAGTGGATATTATCATATTGAAGAGATTCCGGCGGGCGAGATCACGGTGCGCGCCGCAATCAATGCGGGTGGCGGCCGCCATTACGTGGAGGCCCGCGCGGAAACCGTGCCGGCGCACACCACGGTTGTGGACCTGGAGGCGCTGCATGGCGCGTCCGCGTTTACGGGAACCGTTTTTCGCGCGGGGGAAGGCGTCGCAAATCTCTCTGTCGCCGCCCGATCGCTCGCCGGTGATGAACAGGTGAGCGGGATGACGGCGGCCGGGGGAAAATTCCAAATCGGCGGGCTGCACGGTGGCGAGTACACGATCGTGGTGCTGGATCTCGCCTCGGGCGAACCCGAAGTCCTCGCTACACTTCAGGCGGCCGTTGACGAGGCGGAAACCGCGGTGCTGGATATCGATATCGACGTTCACGCCCCCGGCGCCGAGCCGGGATGGTAG
- a CDS encoding exo-alpha-sialidase gives MKNLVLILSIVLAAFAPAQDALPDLVHGEVQFETGRYGGWPANGGIWNWGDEIVTVFTLGYYRADTRGMHPIDRERPRGKMQARSTDGGVTWSLETPTFVTSDGGDKPVSTLEAAMDFSHPDFALMFITDKFVYSTDRCKTWQGPFELPKFGRPGLLARTDYIVNGPKDLLAFMATQKDDQDEGWVAAIRTRDGGLTWTLEGLVGDQPKKDEYSIMPSTVRLKDNALFSWIRHCRVLGDGSEVRFVDAWRSPDDGQTWEHLAHHRIDNAGNPPHMIRLADGRLAVTYGVRSEPLGIRGRISSDEGVTWGDEFIIRGDGGGRDLGYPRTVQRADGKCVTVYYFNDGKRPERFIAYTIWTPPAP, from the coding sequence ATGAAGAATCTGGTGTTGATTCTGTCGATCGTACTGGCGGCATTCGCACCCGCCCAGGATGCACTGCCCGATCTCGTGCACGGCGAAGTGCAGTTCGAAACCGGGCGCTACGGCGGCTGGCCGGCCAACGGCGGGATCTGGAATTGGGGCGACGAGATCGTAACCGTCTTCACCCTGGGGTACTACCGCGCGGACACCCGCGGCATGCATCCCATCGACCGGGAACGTCCCCGGGGCAAAATGCAGGCGCGCAGCACGGACGGCGGCGTGACCTGGTCCCTCGAAACGCCCACGTTCGTAACCAGCGATGGCGGCGACAAGCCGGTCTCCACGCTGGAAGCCGCGATGGATTTCAGCCACCCCGATTTCGCGCTGATGTTTATCACCGACAAGTTCGTCTATTCCACGGATCGTTGCAAGACGTGGCAGGGGCCCTTCGAACTCCCGAAATTCGGCCGCCCGGGCCTGCTCGCCCGCACGGACTACATCGTCAACGGACCGAAGGATCTCCTGGCCTTCATGGCCACGCAGAAGGACGATCAGGACGAGGGCTGGGTGGCGGCCATCCGCACGCGCGACGGTGGGCTCACCTGGACGCTCGAAGGCCTGGTGGGGGATCAGCCGAAGAAGGATGAATACTCGATCATGCCGTCGACGGTGCGCCTGAAGGACAACGCCCTGTTCTCCTGGATCCGGCATTGCCGCGTGCTGGGCGACGGCAGCGAGGTGCGCTTTGTGGACGCCTGGCGCTCGCCGGACGACGGCCAAACCTGGGAGCATCTGGCCCACCACCGGATCGACAATGCCGGCAACCCGCCGCATATGATCCGCCTGGCGGATGGCCGCCTGGCCGTGACCTACGGTGTGCGCAGCGAGCCGCTGGGCATTCGCGGCCGCATCAGCAGCGACGAAGGCGTCACCTGGGGCGACGAATTCATCATCCGCGGCGATGGCGGCGGTCGTGATCTGGGCTATCCCCGCACTGTACAGCGCGCGGACGGCAAGTGCGTGACGGTCTATTACTTCAACGACGGGAAACGCCCGGAACGCTTCATCGCCTATACGATCTGGACGCCGCCCGCGCCCTGA
- a CDS encoding putative DNA binding domain-containing protein has product MINETALRKLLAELESDRVERTMSTRDTDKFCEAICAFANDMAGTRSPGYLILGARDSDGGIVGVDVSDDLLKQLSNYADSGQIVPFPAVSVCKMALPEGAIAIVEVLPSDMPPVRYRGRVWIRRGPRKAIANEQEERILSERRVHHARTFDLRPCAGCGPEDLALDLFQLTYRNMAIAPDLIAENNRDMFLQMASLGFWNSDQACATNAGALLFALDPLNWFPGAIVQFVRFGGPDPNSNVLDERRFDGDLISVLRELDSFLKVLFPSRPEFESPLRERSRTPYPVLAIRELLLNAIMHRDYASNARIRFYWFSDHIEIQNPGGLYGSVTPETFPLQSDYRNPKIAEALKTLGYVNTFGMGIARAQRALNENGNPPAEFDISQSTFFLVTIKEREG; this is encoded by the coding sequence GTGATCAATGAAACGGCGCTCAGAAAGCTGCTCGCGGAACTGGAGTCTGATCGCGTAGAGCGGACGATGTCAACGCGGGACACAGACAAATTCTGTGAGGCGATTTGCGCCTTCGCCAATGACATGGCGGGAACGCGATCGCCCGGCTACCTGATTCTTGGCGCAAGAGACAGCGATGGAGGCATCGTTGGCGTTGATGTATCGGACGACCTGCTAAAGCAACTCTCCAACTACGCCGATTCGGGGCAAATCGTGCCCTTCCCGGCCGTATCGGTCTGCAAAATGGCGCTGCCGGAAGGCGCGATCGCCATCGTGGAAGTCCTGCCATCCGACATGCCTCCTGTTCGCTATCGGGGCCGCGTTTGGATTCGGCGTGGCCCGCGGAAGGCCATTGCGAATGAACAGGAGGAGCGGATTCTCTCCGAACGTCGCGTGCACCACGCGAGAACCTTTGATCTGAGGCCCTGCGCCGGATGCGGCCCTGAAGATCTCGCGCTTGATCTCTTTCAACTCACCTACCGGAATATGGCTATCGCGCCCGATCTGATCGCCGAGAACAATCGCGACATGTTTCTTCAGATGGCCTCGCTTGGCTTCTGGAACTCGGATCAGGCGTGTGCGACCAATGCCGGCGCGCTCCTGTTCGCATTGGATCCGCTCAATTGGTTTCCCGGCGCCATAGTTCAATTCGTCCGTTTCGGCGGGCCGGATCCCAATTCCAATGTTTTGGACGAACGCCGCTTTGATGGCGATCTGATCAGTGTTCTTCGCGAGTTGGACAGCTTCCTCAAAGTGCTGTTTCCCTCGCGCCCCGAGTTTGAATCGCCGTTGAGGGAACGTAGCCGAACCCCGTACCCCGTGCTGGCGATCCGGGAGTTATTGCTCAACGCCATAATGCACCGCGACTACGCTTCAAACGCCCGGATCCGCTTCTACTGGTTCAGCGATCACATTGAGATACAGAATCCAGGCGGGCTCTATGGAAGCGTGACGCCGGAGACGTTTCCGCTTCAAAGCGACTACCGCAATCCGAAGATTGCTGAGGCGCTTAAGACACTGGGCTATGTCAACACCTTTGGAATGGGAATCGCCCGCGCCCAAAGGGCCTTGAACGAGAACGGCAATCCGCCCGCGGAGTTCGATATCAGCCAGAGCACCTTCTTTCTTGTAACCATCAAGGAGCGGGAGGGATGA